Sequence from the Segatella copri genome:
AAGAGAGTATAAATACGATAGATTCATAAAAGAGTTTAGAATAATGGATACACAAAATACTCCAGTACATATCAAACTGTGGCACAAGGACTTCTGGCGGTTATGCTTTGCCAACCTCTTGCTGATGTCGAGTGTGTACATGCTCATTATTGCCATTCCTTATTTCCTGATTCCGGCGAATTATCAGATGTGGCAGATAGGGTGTGTGCTTCTTGCATACGGCTTTGGACTTTTCCTGTTTGGCGGCTTCTGCTCTTATCTGGTGCAGCGCTACCGCAGGAATATGGTCTGTCAGCTTTCCATTTTAGGTGTGGTTGTTTGCCTTTCGGTTCTTTACTATCTGGATACGTTCTGGAACATCAGGTTTCCTTTTGAGATTCTCCTGGCGGTCCGTTTTCTGCAGGGAGCTTTCCTGGGGCTGGCTCAGATGACGCTTGCCAGTACGCTGGTTATTGATTCCTGCGAGTCGTTCCAGCGCACCGAGGCTAATTATATTACCTCCTGGTTTGCCCGCTTTTCGATAGCTGTAGGACCCTTGTTGGCATTTTTTGTTTACAACTATTTCGGCATGGGCTATGTTTTCCCTACGGCTTCGTTGCTGGCTTTGGGAGCCTTCGTGCTGGTTTCTCGCGCCAAGTTTCCTTTCAAGGCGCCTGCCGAAGGAATGAAGGTTTTCAGCCTCGACCGCTTCTATCTGCCACAGGGAACTCCGCTGTTTGTCAATATCATTCTGATTACTTTTTCTGCGGGATTATACTTTTCTTTGCCTCATTCTTCTGGCATTTTTCTGATGATTTTCGGAGGATTGGTCTTGGCGTTTCTGGCAGAAAAGTTTGTCTTTGCTGATGCAGATCTGAAGAGTCAGATAATAGTAGGTCTGGTGCTGCTGGGAGCAGCTCAGCTGATTTCGTTTGCGAATCAGGAGTTTGCTGTAGAAATCGTGGTTCCAACCTTGCTGGGTTTCAGCTTGGGAATCATCGGAAGCCGTTTCCTGCTCTTCTATATCAAGCTTGCCAAACATTGCCAGCGCGGCACGAGCGTGAATTCGTTCTTCCTGGCTTGGGAATTAGGATTGAGCTTGGGACTCGGTCTCGGATTCCTGTTCCATAATCTTCCGGCGAGAGCGCATTTTGACGTAGATCATCCTGTATATAATATGGTTGAATCAGGGATGTTGCACTATGCGCTTCTTTTTACAATCGTATCGTTGCTGGTGTACAATTTCTTGGTTCATCCATGGTACATGAAGCATAAAAACAGATAAAATATTTGAAATCTCGTTTGTTTCATAAAAGCTATTCTTTAAAAGAACCTAAAAATAGCTTTTATGAAACATTTTTAATATTATTTAGATAGGTTTTTTCGCTTTTGTGGCTTAATTTGAGTACTTTTGCGTTTAGTTTTGGAAATATATTGTTTGAATTAAGAAATTAAACGTAAAAATATAGAATTATGGCAGAAGCTATTGATATCCGCGAATTGAATATCCGGATAGAACAACAAAGTCAGTTTGTTACCAACCTGGTAATGGGCATGAATAAGGTAATCGTAGGTCAGAAACACCTCGTAGATTGCCTTCTTATCGGTCTTCTCTCCGATGGTCATATCCTGCTTGAGGGTGTGCCTGGACTGGCGAAGACACTTGCAATCAAGACATTGTCACAGCTTATCAGCTCCGACTATAGCCGCATTCAGTTTACTCCTGATCTTTTGCCTGCCGATGTGGTGGGTACTCAGATTTATTCACAGAAAGATGAGGCATTCCATGTAAAGCGCGGTCCTGTCTTCGCCAATTTCGTCTTGGCAGATGAGATTAACCGTGCCCCAGCCAAGGTGCAGAGTGCGCTGCTCGAAGCCATGCAGGAACATCAGGTTACCATTGGTGATGAAACCTTCAAACTGCCTAGTCCGTTCCTGGTAATGGCTACACAGAACCCTATCGAGCAGGAAGGAACCTATCAGTTGCCTGAAGCACAGGTAGACCGTTTCCTGCTGAAGGTAATCATCGATTATCCTACACTGGAAGAGGAGAAGCTCATCATCCGTGAGAATATCCAGGGCGGACTTCCTGAGGTTACTCCTGTAACATCTGCCGAGGAGATTCTGAAGGCCCGCAAGATAGTAAACGAGGTTTATCTCGATGAGAAGATTGAGCAGTATATTGCCGATATCGTCTTTGCTTCACGTTATCCTGAGCGCTACGGACTGGGCGAGCTGAAAGACATGATTACCTTCGGCGGCAGTCCTCGTGCCAGCATCTCTCTTGCCAAGGCAGCCAGAGCCTATGCGTTTATCAAGCATCGCGGCTATGTGATTCCTGAGGATGTAAGAGCTGTAGCCCATGACGTAATGCGCCACCGTATCGGTCTTTCTTACGAGGCTGAGGCAAGCAATGTAACAAGCGAGGAAATCGTGAGCCGCATCATTAATAAGGTGGAAGTGCCTTAATAGTTAACAGTTTATAGTTAACAGTTTATAGTTAACAGTTAATAGTTTATAGTTAATAGTTTAGGATTTTGGATACACAAGATATCTTAAAAAAGGTTCGGAAGATAGAAATCAAGACTCGCGGACTGAGTCAGAACATCTTCGCAGGTCAGTATCATTCTGCCTTCAAGGGCAGGGGAATGGCCTTTGCCGAGGTGCGCGAATATCAGTACGGCGATGATGTGAGAGACATCGACTGGAACGTGACCGCCCGCTTTCATAAGCCTTATGTCAAGGTGTTTGAAGAGGAAAGGGAACTGACGGTGATGCTGCTCGTAGATGTCAGCGGGTCGCTCGATTTCGGTACGATGAAGCAGATGAAGCGCGATCTGGCTACTGAGATTGCTGCCACACTCGCCTTCAGTGCCATTCAGAACAATGACAAGATAGGTGTCATCTTCTTCTCTGACCGTATCGAGAAGTACATTCCGCCTAAGAAAGGAAGAAAGCATATTCTCTATATCATCAGAGAAATGCTCAACTTCCAGCCGCAAAGCCAGCGTACCGACATCGGTTGCGCCCTGGAATATTTCACCCGCGTGATGAAACGCCACTGCACAGCTTTCGTAATCAGCGACTTCTACGATCATAAGGATTTCCAGCATCAGCTGCAGATTGCCAACCAGAAGCATGATGTAGTAGCCATCCAGGTTTACGACCCGCGTGCCAAGGTGCTGCCTGATGTAGGACTGCTCAAGGTGATGGATGCAGAAACCGGACACGAAATGTATATTGATACAAGTTCGAAGAAACTGCGAATGGCCCATACCCAGCAATGGCTGATGCAGCAGGAGAATCTGAAAACCGACTTTGCCAAAAGCAAGGTCGACTGGACTTCGATTGCCACTAACGAGGACTTCTCGAAGGCGCTCCTGATGCTTTTCAAGCAGAGGGGCTGATAAACCGAAAGCTCAAAGTAAAGAAACTATGTTTAAAGTAAAGAATATCATATTGTCGCTCGCTCTCCTGGGGTGCTCAGGCTTGGCTCAAGCCCAGCAGGTAGAGCAACGCATCGACTCGCTGCAGATACTGATAGGACAGCAGACCGTGCTGCATCTG
This genomic interval carries:
- a CDS encoding AAA family ATPase gives rise to the protein MAEAIDIRELNIRIEQQSQFVTNLVMGMNKVIVGQKHLVDCLLIGLLSDGHILLEGVPGLAKTLAIKTLSQLISSDYSRIQFTPDLLPADVVGTQIYSQKDEAFHVKRGPVFANFVLADEINRAPAKVQSALLEAMQEHQVTIGDETFKLPSPFLVMATQNPIEQEGTYQLPEAQVDRFLLKVIIDYPTLEEEKLIIRENIQGGLPEVTPVTSAEEILKARKIVNEVYLDEKIEQYIADIVFASRYPERYGLGELKDMITFGGSPRASISLAKAARAYAFIKHRGYVIPEDVRAVAHDVMRHRIGLSYEAEASNVTSEEIVSRIINKVEVP
- a CDS encoding MFS transporter yields the protein MDTQNTPVHIKLWHKDFWRLCFANLLLMSSVYMLIIAIPYFLIPANYQMWQIGCVLLAYGFGLFLFGGFCSYLVQRYRRNMVCQLSILGVVVCLSVLYYLDTFWNIRFPFEILLAVRFLQGAFLGLAQMTLASTLVIDSCESFQRTEANYITSWFARFSIAVGPLLAFFVYNYFGMGYVFPTASLLALGAFVLVSRAKFPFKAPAEGMKVFSLDRFYLPQGTPLFVNIILITFSAGLYFSLPHSSGIFLMIFGGLVLAFLAEKFVFADADLKSQIIVGLVLLGAAQLISFANQEFAVEIVVPTLLGFSLGIIGSRFLLFYIKLAKHCQRGTSVNSFFLAWELGLSLGLGLGFLFHNLPARAHFDVDHPVYNMVESGMLHYALLFTIVSLLVYNFLVHPWYMKHKNR
- a CDS encoding DUF58 domain-containing protein yields the protein MDTQDILKKVRKIEIKTRGLSQNIFAGQYHSAFKGRGMAFAEVREYQYGDDVRDIDWNVTARFHKPYVKVFEEERELTVMLLVDVSGSLDFGTMKQMKRDLATEIAATLAFSAIQNNDKIGVIFFSDRIEKYIPPKKGRKHILYIIREMLNFQPQSQRTDIGCALEYFTRVMKRHCTAFVISDFYDHKDFQHQLQIANQKHDVVAIQVYDPRAKVLPDVGLLKVMDAETGHEMYIDTSSKKLRMAHTQQWLMQQENLKTDFAKSKVDWTSIATNEDFSKALLMLFKQRG